The Nitrosomonas communis genome has a segment encoding these proteins:
- a CDS encoding DNA adenine methylase: MIKANPVVPWIGGKRRLAKHILPLFPEHECYVEPFCGAAALYFMKIQTHVEVLNDINSELVNMYRVIKHHLDEFTKQFRWALTSREMYKWLQITPVETLTDIQRAARFYYLQKLAFGGKVTNQNFGTATTTAPRLNLLRLEEELSQAHLRLSQTYIEHLAWQDCVRKYDREHTLFYCDPPYWGTEGYGVDFGLEQYVQIAELAKTIKGKMIISVSDIPEMHEAFKELTMQSVAINYTVGGLQGRGQRTELVIRNF; encoded by the coding sequence ATGATAAAAGCAAACCCGGTTGTACCTTGGATCGGCGGAAAACGCCGCCTAGCCAAGCATATCCTGCCATTGTTTCCTGAGCACGAATGCTACGTGGAACCCTTTTGCGGGGCAGCAGCGCTGTATTTCATGAAAATACAAACGCATGTGGAAGTGCTCAATGACATCAATAGCGAGCTGGTCAACATGTACCGGGTGATCAAGCATCACCTGGATGAATTTACCAAGCAATTCAGGTGGGCGTTGACCAGCCGGGAGATGTACAAATGGCTGCAAATAACGCCAGTCGAAACACTCACCGATATCCAGCGCGCCGCCCGCTTCTATTATTTGCAGAAACTCGCTTTCGGCGGCAAGGTCACCAACCAGAACTTTGGTACCGCGACCACCACTGCACCCCGACTCAATTTGCTGCGTCTGGAAGAAGAATTAAGCCAGGCGCATTTACGTCTTTCGCAAACTTATATTGAGCACTTGGCATGGCAGGATTGTGTGCGCAAATATGACCGGGAACACACCTTATTTTATTGTGATCCTCCTTATTGGGGCACAGAAGGCTACGGTGTAGATTTTGGGCTGGAGCAGTATGTTCAGATAGCTGAACTGGCGAAAACGATCAAAGGCAAGATGATCATATCAGTCAGCGATATTCCGGAGATGCATGAAGCATTCAAAGAGTTGACGATGCAATCGGTGGCGATCAACTACACCGTGGGTGGACTGCAAGGGCGTGGACAACGCACCGAGCTGGTGATTCGTAACTTTTAA
- a CDS encoding PAS domain-containing protein — protein sequence MITHYPFPDDVLEFQELIDLLPIAIFIKDAESKILTMNKACELQWGINFKNIQGTDGSQFFPSEQMEQFIERDKEVFRSFHQIEFEGIIWNYSLGQNRFVRTSKKPLYDKCGKPVCLIGISMDITERKKAEQSIIEMATLVMKLQHIIA from the coding sequence ATGATTACACATTACCCTTTTCCTGATGACGTACTAGAATTTCAAGAATTAATAGATTTATTGCCTATAGCTATTTTTATAAAAGATGCCGAGAGTAAAATATTGACAATGAACAAAGCTTGTGAATTGCAATGGGGTATAAATTTTAAAAATATACAAGGAACAGACGGCAGTCAATTCTTTCCATCAGAGCAAATGGAGCAATTTATCGAAAGAGATAAAGAAGTATTTAGAAGTTTTCATCAAATTGAGTTTGAAGGAATAATTTGGAATTATTCTCTTGGACAAAATCGCTTTGTTCGCACATCTAAGAAACCTTTGTATGACAAATGCGGGAAACCGGTATGTTTGATTGGCATATCCATGGACATCACTGAACGCAAAAAGGCAGAGCAAAGTATAATAGAGATGGCAACCTTAGTTATGAAACTACAGCATATTATTGCATGA
- the nudB gene encoding dihydroneopterin triphosphate diphosphatase: MPAYKKPVSVLVIVHTADLQVLLLERADHSGYWQSVTGSQDPDETLLQTAMREVKEETGLDATCYELTDWHIENQYEIFMEWRWRYEPGITHNTEHVFGLKLPIIVPVYIAAREHLRAIWLPWQEASEKVFSSSNAEAIRLLGSSRQ; this comes from the coding sequence GTGCCTGCTTATAAAAAACCTGTCTCTGTCTTGGTTATCGTTCATACGGCCGATTTGCAGGTTTTGTTACTCGAGCGTGCAGATCATTCTGGGTATTGGCAATCTGTTACCGGTAGTCAGGACCCGGATGAAACGCTGCTTCAAACCGCTATGAGGGAGGTCAAGGAAGAAACCGGCCTCGATGCAACATGCTATGAGCTGACGGACTGGCATATAGAAAACCAGTATGAAATTTTCATGGAATGGCGCTGGCGGTATGAGCCAGGTATCACTCACAATACCGAGCATGTCTTTGGACTAAAGCTTCCCATAATCGTACCGGTTTATATTGCTGCACGCGAACACTTAAGGGCAATCTGGTTACCTTGGCAGGAAGCTTCTGAGAAAGTATTTTCCTCGAGTAATGCAGAAGCTATTCGCTTGTTAGGATCGAGTCGGCAATAA
- the aspS gene encoding aspartate--tRNA ligase, giving the protein MRTNYCGTINTRYLNQIVTLYGWVHRRRDHGGVIFIDLRDREGIVQIVCDPENANTFQIAEKIRNEFVLKVIGTVRPRPEGTVNLALQTGEVEVLVDTIEILNPSLTPPFQMDEESLSEAIRLEHRFLDLRRPVMQKNLRLRHKVTMAVRCFLDQQGFIDVETPMLTKSTPEGARDYLVPSRVNDGHFFALPQSPQLFKQLLMVSGFDRYYQITRCFRDEDLRADRQPEFTQIDIETSFLNEDEIMVLMEGMIRNLFREAIGVDLPSPFPRLSHEEAMFRYGSDKPDLRIPLVFTELTDLMQDVPFQVFRDAAQKPDGRVAALRIPKGCELSRKEIDDYTHFVAIYGAKGLAYIKINSLEKGLEGLQSPILKFLPEPVVKAVLERSGAQEGDLVFFGADKAKIVNDALGALRVKIGHERGLIDSEWKPLWVVDFPMFEWDEEENRWKALHHPFTSPANGHEDLLMTEPGKALSKAYDMVLNGVEIGGGSVRIHRQDVQSKVFNALNISEGEAREKFGFLLNALQYGAPPHGGIAFGLDRIVAMMTGAESIRDVIAFPKTQRAQCLLTHAPNIVEEKQLRELHIRLRNPKEVISWSY; this is encoded by the coding sequence ATGCGTACTAACTATTGCGGCACCATTAATACTCGCTATTTGAATCAAATTGTTACGCTTTATGGATGGGTCCATCGCCGACGCGATCACGGGGGCGTGATTTTTATTGATTTACGTGATCGTGAAGGCATTGTTCAGATTGTCTGTGACCCAGAAAATGCGAATACTTTTCAGATTGCAGAAAAAATTCGTAACGAATTTGTGCTTAAAGTAATTGGAACAGTACGTCCCCGCCCAGAAGGAACAGTCAATCTGGCCCTTCAAACTGGCGAGGTGGAAGTGCTGGTGGACACGATTGAAATTCTGAATCCTTCGCTTACACCACCCTTCCAGATGGATGAGGAGAGTTTGAGTGAAGCGATACGTCTGGAGCATCGCTTTCTTGATCTGCGCCGTCCCGTCATGCAAAAAAACCTGCGCTTGCGTCATAAAGTCACCATGGCGGTACGTTGCTTTCTTGACCAGCAGGGATTCATCGATGTAGAAACACCGATGCTGACCAAATCAACTCCTGAAGGTGCACGGGACTATTTAGTTCCTTCGCGCGTCAATGATGGTCATTTCTTTGCACTTCCTCAATCTCCCCAGCTATTCAAGCAGCTTCTGATGGTATCCGGATTTGATCGCTATTACCAGATTACTCGCTGTTTTCGTGATGAAGACTTGCGTGCGGATCGCCAACCGGAATTTACTCAGATTGATATCGAAACTTCTTTTCTCAATGAAGATGAAATCATGGTACTGATGGAAGGGATGATTCGCAATTTGTTCCGTGAAGCAATCGGTGTCGATTTGCCCAGTCCGTTTCCGCGATTGAGTCATGAAGAAGCCATGTTCAGGTATGGCTCCGACAAACCGGATTTACGCATACCCCTGGTATTCACTGAGCTGACCGACCTGATGCAGGATGTCCCTTTTCAAGTGTTTCGGGATGCTGCCCAGAAACCAGATGGGCGCGTAGCTGCCCTGCGCATTCCAAAAGGGTGTGAATTATCGCGCAAGGAAATCGACGATTACACTCATTTTGTTGCTATTTATGGGGCAAAAGGGTTGGCCTATATCAAGATCAACAGCCTGGAAAAAGGATTGGAAGGATTGCAATCTCCCATCCTGAAATTCTTGCCTGAACCAGTCGTAAAAGCTGTGTTGGAGCGCAGCGGTGCGCAAGAGGGTGATCTGGTGTTCTTTGGTGCTGACAAGGCGAAGATCGTTAATGATGCATTGGGAGCGCTGCGGGTCAAGATTGGTCATGAGCGCGGATTGATTGATTCTGAGTGGAAGCCATTATGGGTAGTCGATTTTCCGATGTTCGAATGGGATGAGGAAGAAAATCGCTGGAAAGCGCTTCATCATCCGTTTACCTCGCCTGCCAATGGTCACGAAGATCTGCTCATGACAGAACCAGGCAAAGCCTTATCCAAAGCCTACGATATGGTATTAAATGGAGTCGAAATTGGAGGGGGTTCCGTGCGCATCCATCGCCAGGATGTGCAATCAAAAGTATTTAATGCACTGAATATCTCCGAGGGTGAGGCGCGGGAAAAATTTGGTTTCCTGCTAAATGCGCTGCAATACGGCGCACCACCGCATGGCGGGATTGCATTTGGCCTTGATCGTATTGTTGCCATGATGACAGGTGCCGAGTCGATACGTGATGTGATTGCTTTTCCGAAAACACAGCGTGCTCAGTGCTTGCTAACCCATGCACCCAATATCGTTGAAGAAAAGCAATTACGGGAGCTGCATATTCGCCTGCGTAATCCTAAAGAAGTCATTTCCTGGAGCTACTAA
- a CDS encoding FmdB family zinc ribbon protein — MMMPIYEYVCRSCGLEKEHLQKMSDSPIENCPECGSGEYVKQISAAGFQLKGSGWYVTDFKNKPASETKTKSKSETKSESTVSSATTTE, encoded by the coding sequence ATGATGATGCCTATTTATGAGTATGTTTGCCGTTCGTGTGGTTTAGAGAAAGAACATTTACAAAAAATGAGTGATTCCCCTATCGAAAATTGCCCTGAATGTGGAAGTGGTGAATATGTTAAGCAGATTTCTGCTGCCGGTTTTCAATTGAAGGGAAGTGGCTGGTATGTTACAGATTTTAAGAATAAACCCGCGTCGGAGACTAAAACGAAATCAAAATCAGAAACTAAGAGTGAAAGCACAGTCTCGTCTGCTACCACAACGGAATGA
- a CDS encoding (2Fe-2S)-binding protein: MYICVCKGVTDHAIREAVSQGAERMRDLKANLGITEQCGICACHAKKVLEQALMQEILAQPPVT, translated from the coding sequence ATGTATATTTGTGTCTGCAAGGGAGTGACTGATCATGCAATTCGCGAAGCTGTCAGTCAAGGTGCTGAACGGATGCGTGATCTTAAAGCTAATCTCGGTATTACCGAGCAATGTGGCATTTGTGCCTGCCACGCAAAAAAGGTGCTTGAGCAAGCATTAATGCAAGAAATCCTGGCCCAACCCCCTGTCACCTAA
- a CDS encoding TonB-dependent siderophore receptor, with protein sequence MYTSSFKSFITQQEWSDILLLARSEYSGYKSTRFNRFYVYTTLLFSIFITIFLPGIVFAESAEITKPVTRSYNIPAGSLEKALSQFSSQSGVKIFFDDAVIQGKTTQGLAGNYEISAALAQLLKGTDLQPISHPEGFTIIKLSTESALSPVVTTLPSIKITAGRETSRYMATSSTTATKTNTLLRDVPQSISVVTESAIKDQSIRSIADAVRYVPGVGVSQGEGNRDAVIFRGNRSTGDFFVDGIRDDVQYLRDLYNIERIEVLKGPNGMIFGRGGSGGVINRVTKQAGWEPIREFFFQGGSYGLKRMTADINQPIHDQIALRVNGLFEDAGSFRDGVDSTRLGISPTVTFKPTDRTKVVVNMERYYDDRTADRGIPSFQGRPFDVKSSQFFGDPRRSDSRVDVLSFNSLIEHKFDFGVTLRNRTNYAQFDKFYQNIFPASQVFNGLVSIDAYSDATDRKNVFNQTDFLYSLETGPVAHTLLAGIEVGQQITDNLRKEAFFNNNPRQTILRIPVSNPITNDPITFVNRDVDANNHSKVNITSFYFQDQIEFIPQLQAIVGVRYDLFETDFRDRNGNQDHLETKDGLLSPRFGLIYKPIEPFSIYASFSRAYVPRAGEQLTSLTVTTEVLKPEKFTNYEAGIKWDIRPDLSLTAAAYRIDRTNVITIDPNDSSRSFLTKGQRTEGVEVGVNGQLTPNWSVMGGYAYQDGEITSEQAGAPKGNTVAELPHNTFSIWSRYDFIPRFGAAVGVIYRSNMFASTDNTVVIPDFTRVDAALFARLSKQVRAQLNIENLFDVNYFASVQNNNNIMPGSPIAVRAALIANF encoded by the coding sequence ATGTACACCTCCAGTTTTAAAAGCTTTATTACTCAACAGGAATGGAGCGATATTTTATTGCTAGCGCGAAGCGAATATAGCGGATATAAGAGCACACGATTTAATCGCTTTTATGTATATACGACATTATTATTTTCAATATTTATTACTATTTTTTTACCTGGTATTGTTTTTGCTGAATCGGCAGAAATTACAAAGCCTGTCACCCGCTCCTATAACATTCCAGCTGGTTCTCTGGAAAAGGCACTCAGTCAATTTTCAAGTCAATCAGGAGTAAAAATCTTTTTTGATGATGCTGTTATACAAGGCAAGACCACACAGGGTTTGGCAGGTAATTATGAAATCTCCGCAGCATTAGCTCAATTACTTAAAGGTACTGACTTGCAGCCAATATCGCATCCAGAAGGTTTTACCATAATCAAATTATCCACCGAGTCTGCGCTCAGTCCAGTTGTTACTACCCTCCCCTCGATCAAGATAACAGCCGGTCGCGAAACAAGTCGTTATATGGCTACCAGCAGCACCACAGCAACCAAGACTAACACTCTGCTACGCGATGTGCCTCAATCAATTTCTGTCGTTACAGAAAGTGCCATTAAAGATCAATCAATACGAAGTATAGCCGATGCTGTGCGCTATGTACCGGGTGTCGGAGTATCGCAAGGTGAGGGAAATCGCGATGCCGTAATATTTCGGGGCAATCGCTCAACTGGCGACTTTTTTGTCGATGGTATACGCGATGATGTTCAATATCTTCGTGATCTCTATAACATCGAACGAATTGAAGTATTGAAAGGACCCAATGGAATGATTTTTGGTCGTGGTGGTTCGGGTGGGGTCATCAACCGCGTAACAAAGCAAGCAGGCTGGGAACCCATTCGAGAATTCTTTTTCCAGGGAGGTTCTTATGGTCTAAAAAGAATGACCGCCGATATCAATCAGCCAATTCATGATCAAATTGCTTTACGGGTGAATGGTCTATTTGAAGACGCAGGAAGTTTTCGAGATGGAGTGGATTCAACTCGGCTAGGTATTTCTCCGACAGTGACTTTCAAACCTACTGATCGCACTAAAGTTGTTGTAAACATGGAACGATACTATGACGACCGCACCGCTGATCGTGGGATTCCTTCCTTCCAAGGCCGCCCGTTTGATGTTAAAAGTTCACAATTTTTTGGAGATCCAAGGCGAAGTGATTCCAGAGTTGATGTTTTATCTTTTAATTCGTTGATCGAGCATAAATTCGATTTTGGAGTAACCCTCCGTAATCGAACCAATTACGCTCAATTCGATAAGTTTTACCAGAATATATTTCCCGCTAGCCAAGTTTTTAATGGTTTAGTATCTATTGACGCTTATAGCGATGCAACTGACCGTAAGAATGTTTTCAATCAAACAGATTTCCTGTATTCGCTTGAAACAGGGCCTGTGGCACATACGCTGCTGGCGGGTATCGAAGTAGGACAACAGATCACTGATAATTTGCGGAAAGAAGCATTTTTCAACAATAATCCCAGACAAACCATTTTGCGTATTCCGGTCAGCAACCCCATTACAAATGACCCTATTACATTTGTCAATAGAGATGTTGATGCAAATAATCACAGTAAAGTTAATATCACATCATTTTACTTTCAAGATCAGATTGAATTCATCCCCCAGCTCCAGGCAATAGTCGGTGTGCGCTATGATTTATTTGAAACTGATTTTCGCGATAGAAATGGCAATCAAGATCATTTAGAAACCAAGGATGGCTTATTGTCACCAAGGTTTGGCCTGATCTATAAACCGATTGAACCTTTTTCCATTTATGCGAGCTTTAGTCGGGCATACGTACCACGAGCAGGAGAGCAACTAACCTCGTTGACTGTTACCACTGAGGTTCTTAAACCAGAAAAATTTACGAATTATGAAGCAGGGATAAAATGGGATATTCGTCCTGATCTTTCGTTAACGGCAGCAGCATATCGCATCGATCGAACCAATGTTATCACGATTGACCCCAATGATTCATCACGATCATTTTTAACTAAAGGGCAGCGTACTGAAGGTGTCGAAGTAGGCGTAAATGGTCAGCTTACCCCTAATTGGAGTGTGATGGGCGGTTATGCTTATCAAGATGGAGAAATCACTAGCGAGCAGGCCGGAGCACCGAAAGGAAACACAGTTGCTGAGCTTCCACACAATACTTTTTCCATTTGGAGTCGATACGATTTCATTCCCAGATTCGGTGCAGCAGTAGGCGTAATTTATCGTAGTAACATGTTTGCTTCAACTGATAATACAGTGGTTATTCCAGATTTTACACGCGTCGATGCAGCATTATTTGCTCGATTAAGTAAACAAGTACGCGCGCAACTCAATATCGAAAATTTATTTGATGTCAATTATTTTGCATCTGTTCAGAATAACAACAATATCATGCCCGGTTCCCCTATTGCAGTTCGTGCAGCTTTGATTGCTAATTTTTAG
- the recN gene encoding DNA repair protein RecN encodes MLIHLTIRDFVIVDLAELTFKPGFTVLTGETGAGKSILIDALMLALGGRGEVSQIRHGRERAEIIAEFDIDNHLSLQAWLRENDLQADADICILRRIIDTHGRSRSYINGNAVTLQQLRIVGNQLVDIHGQHAHQSLLRSDTQRDLLDGYAGNSELVKEVAAAFQHWQQLHQQHLKWEQNAVLFLQEREQLEWQLQEFSALNFSIEEWHTLQADHNRLSHTANLLEAVESSLEILSENESAALEQLHTVLTRLRHSLDYDSDLKSPYNLVETAQVQLQEAVYELKHYQQRLNLDPQSLRMTEERMAAIHALARKYRLSPEEIPDLLQRTMQRLQELRRNTDGDSLGEAVSSAKKAYEELAQTLGIARRKAAETLAHQVTEAMQTLAMAGGGFDITLVPYNQGSAHGLEQIEFQVSPHKGIPPRPLARVASGGELSRISLAIQVITSQVGAAPTLIFDEVDVGIGGRVAEIVGTLLKQLGKTRQVLCITHLAQVASMGDQHWQVVKVPGLLADNPVSSAIRSLDEQERVEEIARMLGGVNITATTRQHAAEMLQQNKQLS; translated from the coding sequence ATGCTAATTCATTTAACGATTCGTGATTTTGTGATTGTTGATTTGGCTGAACTGACGTTTAAACCAGGCTTTACAGTTTTGACTGGTGAAACAGGCGCAGGAAAATCCATTCTAATTGATGCCTTGATGCTTGCACTGGGAGGACGTGGTGAGGTGAGTCAGATTCGGCATGGCCGTGAACGTGCAGAAATCATTGCTGAATTTGATATTGACAATCATTTGAGTCTGCAGGCATGGTTGCGAGAAAATGATCTCCAGGCGGATGCTGATATTTGCATACTTCGCCGTATCATCGACACTCATGGGCGATCACGCAGTTATATCAATGGTAATGCCGTAACCTTACAGCAGCTTCGTATCGTTGGTAATCAATTAGTGGATATTCATGGGCAGCATGCACATCAATCTTTGTTACGCAGTGATACTCAGCGTGACTTACTTGATGGCTATGCTGGCAATAGTGAGTTAGTCAAAGAGGTCGCAGCAGCTTTTCAACATTGGCAACAATTACATCAGCAACACCTTAAATGGGAGCAGAATGCGGTTCTATTTTTACAGGAGCGCGAGCAGCTGGAATGGCAGCTGCAGGAATTTTCTGCACTGAATTTTTCGATAGAGGAGTGGCACACATTACAGGCTGATCATAATCGCTTGTCGCATACAGCAAATTTGTTAGAAGCGGTCGAATCCAGTTTGGAGATATTATCTGAAAATGAATCTGCTGCGCTGGAACAGCTGCATACTGTGCTCACTCGCCTGCGTCATTCGCTCGATTATGATAGTGATCTTAAGTCTCCTTATAATTTAGTGGAAACTGCCCAGGTTCAGTTACAGGAAGCAGTATACGAATTGAAACATTATCAACAGCGACTTAATCTTGATCCGCAAAGTTTACGTATGACCGAAGAGAGAATGGCAGCCATTCATGCCTTAGCTAGAAAATATCGCCTTTCGCCAGAGGAGATACCTGATTTATTGCAGAGAACAATGCAACGCCTGCAGGAACTGAGGCGTAATACTGATGGGGACAGCCTGGGTGAAGCCGTTTCATCGGCAAAGAAAGCCTATGAAGAACTTGCCCAGACACTTGGCATCGCACGACGCAAAGCGGCTGAAACATTGGCACATCAGGTCACTGAAGCGATGCAAACGCTGGCAATGGCAGGAGGTGGTTTTGATATCACGCTGGTACCTTATAATCAAGGTAGTGCGCATGGGCTTGAGCAGATTGAATTTCAAGTTTCCCCACATAAAGGGATACCGCCACGCCCGCTCGCAAGAGTTGCGTCAGGGGGCGAATTATCACGTATCAGTCTAGCGATCCAAGTCATTACGAGTCAGGTAGGGGCAGCGCCAACCCTGATATTTGATGAGGTAGATGTAGGAATCGGGGGGCGGGTGGCTGAAATTGTCGGCACACTTCTTAAGCAGTTAGGCAAAACGCGCCAGGTACTCTGTATTACCCATTTAGCTCAGGTAGCCTCAATGGGAGATCAGCATTGGCAGGTGGTCAAAGTGCCTGGGTTGCTTGCAGACAATCCGGTGTCTAGCGCTATCCGCTCACTGGATGAGCAGGAGCGGGTAGAGGAAATAGCGCGTATGCTTGGGGGAGTGAATATTACTGCCACGACCCGCCAGCATGCTGCAGAAATGTTACAGCAAAATAAGCAGTTGTCTTAA
- a CDS encoding NAD kinase: MSAFFNKIALIGKHKNPEILAPLLSLAEYLISRNFEVVLDQLTASHLGKIDYPVLTLEEIGAQADLAVVLGGDGTMLNIARILAPFNVPLVGVNQGRLGFLTDLTVDTMRETLSAMLDGQFVIEKRMLLSAEVLRNEVSVFRALAFNDVVVHRGISTGMVEFEVRINGEYVYSLRSDGLIVATPTGSTAYALSSGGPILHPCLDLIELVPICPHTLSNRPIVVEPDAMIEIKVLYTTETKIYSDSHSWFDLGEHDRIIVRCFSERVKLLHAVNHSYYRMLREKLGWSEIPQKNQL; the protein is encoded by the coding sequence ATGAGCGCATTTTTCAATAAAATTGCATTAATCGGTAAGCATAAGAATCCAGAAATCCTGGCACCGCTATTGAGTCTGGCAGAGTATTTAATCAGTCGGAATTTTGAAGTAGTCCTTGATCAATTGACTGCCTCACATCTTGGCAAAATTGATTACCCAGTGCTGACATTGGAAGAGATTGGTGCACAGGCTGACCTTGCCGTCGTATTAGGGGGAGACGGCACCATGCTTAACATTGCGAGGATTCTTGCCCCATTTAATGTGCCATTGGTCGGGGTTAATCAAGGAAGGCTCGGTTTTCTGACTGATTTGACAGTGGACACCATGAGGGAAACGCTTAGTGCCATGCTGGATGGGCAGTTTGTTATCGAAAAGCGCATGCTGTTATCTGCAGAAGTATTGCGCAATGAGGTCAGTGTGTTCAGAGCGTTAGCATTTAATGATGTGGTGGTGCATCGGGGTATCAGCACCGGTATGGTTGAATTTGAAGTACGCATCAATGGTGAATATGTCTATTCATTACGCTCTGATGGCTTGATTGTAGCCACTCCCACGGGATCAACAGCCTATGCGCTCTCTTCAGGCGGGCCTATTTTACATCCCTGCCTTGATTTGATTGAATTAGTCCCAATATGTCCCCATACTTTGAGTAATCGTCCTATCGTGGTCGAGCCGGATGCCATGATCGAAATCAAGGTGCTTTATACCACTGAAACTAAAATATACTCCGATAGTCATTCCTGGTTTGATCTGGGTGAGCATGACAGGATTATCGTGCGATGCTTCTCCGAGAGAGTCAAATTGTTACATGCGGTCAATCATAGTTATTACCGTATGCTAAGAGAAAAGCTGGGCTGGAGTGAAATTCCTCAAAAAAATCAATTATAA
- the hrcA gene encoding heat-inducible transcriptional repressor HrcA: protein MLNERAKTLLKTLVERYIHEGEPVGSRSLSKFSGLDLSPATIRNVMVDLEEMGYVASPHTSAGRIPTAKGYRFFVDSLLVVQSLDIKEMSLLENQMHPDNPSRLINVASQMLSELTRFAGIVVTPKRSGGAVFRYIEFMALSEKRILLIMVTPEGDVQNRIIFTETSYNQSDLIEASNFLNQHYAGCALEEIRSRLQLELKQLRYDMTSLMSTAIEISSDVIRESSEAVVLAGEHKLLDVKDLSGNLTSLKKLFELFERKTKLLQLMELSRQAHGVKIFIGGESDVAALDEVSVVTAPYEIEGKVVGTVGVIGPRRMAYERVIPIVNITARLLTSGLSQN, encoded by the coding sequence ATGCTTAACGAACGTGCCAAAACCTTACTGAAGACACTTGTGGAACGCTATATTCATGAAGGCGAACCGGTAGGGTCACGTTCGCTTTCTAAATTCTCTGGATTAGATCTCAGTCCTGCTACTATCCGCAATGTCATGGTTGATCTTGAGGAAATGGGTTATGTTGCCAGCCCCCATACTTCAGCCGGCAGGATACCTACCGCTAAAGGTTACCGTTTTTTCGTTGATAGCTTGTTGGTTGTCCAATCATTAGATATTAAAGAGATGTCTCTCCTGGAAAACCAGATGCATCCCGATAACCCGTCAAGACTTATCAATGTGGCATCACAAATGCTCTCTGAATTAACCCGATTTGCAGGAATAGTGGTTACGCCCAAACGGTCAGGTGGCGCCGTATTTCGTTATATCGAGTTTATGGCATTGTCTGAAAAGCGTATTCTGCTGATTATGGTGACGCCAGAAGGCGACGTGCAGAACCGGATCATTTTTACTGAAACTTCTTATAATCAATCAGACTTGATCGAAGCAAGCAATTTTCTCAATCAGCATTATGCAGGCTGCGCACTGGAAGAAATTCGCAGCCGCCTACAGTTAGAGCTAAAGCAATTGCGCTACGATATGACAAGTCTCATGAGTACAGCCATTGAAATCAGTAGCGATGTCATTCGTGAAAGCAGTGAAGCAGTTGTATTAGCAGGCGAGCATAAACTGCTCGATGTTAAGGATCTCTCTGGCAACTTGACTAGTTTAAAAAAGCTTTTTGAGTTATTTGAGCGTAAAACTAAATTGCTACAGCTCATGGAACTGAGCCGCCAAGCTCATGGTGTAAAAATTTTCATCGGCGGAGAATCAGATGTCGCTGCATTGGATGAAGTCAGTGTAGTGACGGCCCCTTACGAAATTGAAGGGAAAGTGGTGGGTACTGTCGGCGTTATTGGTCCGAGGCGCATGGCTTACGAGCGTGTTATCCCGATCGTGAATATTACCGCCAGATTGCTCACAAGTGGGCTATCACAAAATTGA